The window ctTATAGAAATATCAAACTTTGGGAATTGGCTATATAGTCTTCGTTTTTTACTTTAAAGAGACCTCTAtctcttttaaaaaagaaaggttGGTCTAGTTGATTAAAAGTGTATGTAGAAAGAGGTTCTCCATAACTTggaatctttgtttttcttctctttttgatttcCTCATCATTGGTATCTTATTCGTGATAGCCTCATACGAAAAGTAATGGGATTTTGCTTTGCATTACACTTGCGTGTTTATgtatattcttattcataaattattttcGGTTGCATCAATTATTTCCGTGTGATAACTGATAAGTTTCAATCTCGTGCTGTGtttcttgaaaacaaaatataaacatttgtCGTCGTCTTTTGTTGTAATCATTACTGCTTTTTATAAACACTAACTATCTTATATTCTTATGATTGTTAAGTAATCTATcaaatgtttgaaaaaatacAATCGAATAAAGCTAATGTTGATTATCATCCTAAACATATAATAAGGATTTAACAATATTTTGTACTAAAAAACAATTAGAATCGGTTAAAGGAGCCAGCTGGGCTTTTTGGGGATAAACTTGGTAACGCGCAAACGCCGTCACCTTGGTGATCTGTGGCTTGGGTCCCACTTTTGTTCTTAACGGTTTCTTCTCACGTTACGCGCcgcctctctctttctctcacgcCGTCGACATTATCCCCCGGAGAAAGAATAAAccgaaagattttttttttaagtaataaaaaGACAAACTAGCCGTTGCTCTCTCATTTAAAAACTTTGGAGTATGAGTAAAAAAGACCCTGTTACTCACTCATTCTTGTCaggtttataaacaaaatataaaaattcatgtGATATAAGGATCGATCATCTAACGGTCTCCTAAGTTAAATCTATATACTCCTACACACAAAGCGTTATGAAACACGCATAAATTATCGTATATTTATATGTGAATAGTCATTAGTCAAAGTAATCTGATCTCATTTAGGCATGTTTCTAGTTTCTATTTAAAAGAATTGTCAACGGAGAAAATAGTGCTTAGTGGTACCCATGAATGGAGTGTATAAATTAGTAGTAACAATGTTTGGGAGAGTGGTTTACATGTCTTTTACATTGGCTTTTCACCTACAAGACCAAGTTTGCATCTTTACCATATCTTTGCACAATAGAGgttaactaataaaaaaaaacacaatctgtCAATGAATAGTTTATTAATTACTAATAAACTATCATGTTTCTACTAATGAATAATGGCATGATATTTCACTTAAGGGCgacgagaaaaataaaaatagtaacgGAAAGAGGAGAAAACGTGCGTTGACGTTAACGGAATGTTGGATGGATTTGGGATGTAGATAGAGATGCCGTCTCTGTCTTAACCAAAGTTCAGACAGACCATTCGGccgatagagagagagaaagagagaaggaatcaGACAAACCGGTCAACCAGCTGTTGCCTGTCAATGCCCTTGATTTCACCCTCTAATTACGTAAACGCCATTATGGGAGCCTAAACTCGTGGAACATTTACATGTTAGTGAAATCATTATTCTCcaataacatataaattataCCGAAGATTTTGTCCATTTTAAAGCCATGGTAAAGATAAGACTAAGCTCTTAAATGTTGCAACAGGGATATAAAAATTTGCAACATAATAACCTAACtgtaattttaaagtttatttgatttgaagCCGTCGTCTACAAGTCGTATGTCGTGGATGCACgaaaataaaaacccaaaaggAATATTTCAAAGCTTAAAcattgttatttaaaattaaacatctAATAAGTCAATTTCATAATCAATcagataaacaaaataaaaacgcGTAcctgttctttttttccttttctttaatgaaagAATAATGGCAGTTTCGTTAATACTACAGATAAAGAAGCCCGTTTGAACAAATAGGTCAGGTTATAAGAAGCTACACACCAACGCTTAACCTTGTTGTCTTCAGCTGTGTACAGAGtcaagagagagaaagaaaggagaaacacacaaatttcaaccaaaagaaagaaatcgaagaagacTCTGATTCACGGAGAAGGTTTTGGTTTagagaggagaaagatgaaCACACGCGCGATCTACGCCGTCATAGCGATCCTCGCGATCGTAATCTCAGCCGTAGAATCTAGCGGCGACTTCGTAGATTCGCTAGATTTCGTAAGAACCGCCGCCGgaggatcttcttcttcttcgtcgtcgttaTTCTCCGGAGGATGCAAAGGATCGATCGCAGAGTGCATAGCcgaggaagaagagatggagttcGACTCGGACATCAGCAGGCGCATTTTAGCGCAGAAGAAGTACGTTAGCTACGGTGCGATGAGGAAGAACAGTGTGCCTTGCTCTCGACGCGGTGCTTCGTACTACAACTGCCAGCGTGGAGCTCAGGCGAATCCTTACCGCCGTGGATGCAGCGCCATCACTAGGTGCAGgcgttgaaaacaaaaaaaaggaaagatgagttttgagtttttcacACTCCAACAATTCCTATTTTGCCCCcttcttttgtgtttatttttttaattatttttttttcttttccgggATATATGGGTTTGATTGATTTACACATTTGGAAACTATCATACTAGTAgtcttttgttttgaaaaacaaaaacaaaattgcttctcttgtttttttttttactttttttttgttttttgttccataaatatacatatatataaataaataattcgaATTTgcgtaaattaaaaataagttattAGACCGAGAAGTGGGTGATTTTGAGATCTGTGCctagttttgtgtgtgtgtgttgattaccgttagtttattttttttttgaatctgagGCTTGACAATACATATATAGAGTAATACTATGTGGACCGTGTTGTTGTTAATTAGCACTTAATTAAGTAGTAGTAAAATGTTGTTAATTACATAGACAAGAAGATCAAGCAGAATTGAATTTACAACCTTTATTAGCTGTTGTGGTGGCATGTTGGCTTATAAGGTATAATGATGGGACCATCTCACAGGCTAACCACgctcattcttctttttttagagtattaatttatcttTCCTCGAAACTTCGTTTTGGTTTGTGtaaattgttccaaaaaaacatcaactatttaatatttgctagaaaaacataaattttttttgttgccacAAAAATACGCaaactattttttagttgataaaaaatacacgaactattattttttccaatttcttcttttctccgcTACGACCATTATCGACATTATGACAACGCTactatttttgacaaaaattccagaaaaaaaaacacaaactatttattttttaccagaaaaatacatgaactttttttctttacctgacaaatacataattttctatttcttattttttcattaaaatgtTAGAGATCAATACTCATAATTTTCTCTGCTCTTTTGAACTTCAATGAAGTTTACACTACTATTTAGgataactaaattcaagaacaaaaacacacaattagATTACCCGACTCTAAGTTTCTCAATTAgtgttgtttttggatttatacCGACTTTACATATTTTGAAACTTCATCAACACTTAAACTCTAAAATTTCATGAGATCTCCACCTTTGTAGACCTTTGTATACCTTTCATACTCCATCTGCGTCTAAGATATGGTTAACAAATACTTGATCATTTTTGTTGACACCTACTTCATTTGTGTCTGAGATATGATGATTTTCAgtagatgaagatgaggaaTGACTTTCATTTGATTTACAAAGGTGGAGATCTCatgaaattttaaagtttaagtgttgattaatctaattgtgtatttttgttcttgaatttagttatcCTAAATAGTAGTGTAAACTTCATGCTTGTATGAAGTTCAAAAGAGCagataaaattattagttttgatctctaacattgttaatgaaaaaaataagaaatggaaattatgtatttttcaggcaaagaaaaaaagttcatgtatttttctggcaaaaaataaataatttgtgttttttttctggaatttttgtcaaaaatagtAACGTCGTCATAATGCCGTTAACAGTCGTAacggagaaaaaaagaaattggaaaaagataatagttcgtgtattttttatcaactaaaaaatagtttgcgtatttttctggcaacgaaaaaagtttatgtttttttctggcaaatattaaacagttggtgttttttttgggaattttcccaATTATTATGATGAATATTTTCATACAATTGTTTGTCGTTTGGATATTTATAGAGACATTAATAGACGAATCAGTAAACCACGTTAATAACGAATGATAGACCATAATGAAAATGTGACAGACAAGAAGGATAAGTTGGGAGTAATAATAttctgtaaaaacaaaaattgcatgaCTTCatgtaaaaattgtttttaaggAATTGTACTTTACATATGGGTAGTCTTTTAGTATGTGTGAATGAATTAGGAGGACTCTTGTAAAATTTTTGCTCAGTACCTACAAATGATGTGAGGACTATCTTATTTCCATAGGATAGATGCGGACAAACAGTATAATTCAGAATTGCGCAATATAAACCATTCGGGGTTGTAACTATTACTATACTTGAATCTGCAAATTCCCATTTACCCTACACCAAGTTTGGCATACAAGTATCAAGTGCTGAAATTGAAATCTATAGCATAGTCATTCATAAGATGTTTGAGTAATTTCATCGATAGTGTTGTTGGGGAATATAGCTTTGCTTGAAGTTGAGATGATTCATGTTTTTAGTCTCTTCTCCATTTCGGCATTTCCTTGCATTGCCGATgtaattattaaattgtaaCAACCACTACTAACATGCGTGTACCGTTTGGTTGGACGTTTTTATTGGGCCTTTTCTCGAAATATGGGCTTCCTTAATTATTAGTTGGACCTTTGGGTTCATGCGACGTGCCAAAACCCCTTATACTTTATTTCTTGTTCTATCATATTTACAAACCAAAGTTTCACGGAGAACAGCAAATTCCATGTAAAACTAAAGTCTAAACATGAAGAATATGGCTTGGACTGGTTAGTTAGTTATTCTAGAGAATGGAGATAGACAAGTTGAGATTATAAACAAGAAATCGATTTCTATTTTCTGTTCTAAAAGATATTTAGTTCAGAATTATCTTCTATAGACAGCTCGCGTGATGTTAGGGCCAATCTAATTGAGAGATACAAGAAAGTGCTATTTTGCGGAGAGAACCACAGGATGTCAGAAGAAACTCAACATCGCAATTTTTTCTGAGTGTAGTTGGCCAAATCACGGGATGTTGTCATAAATGATCACGTGACTTaagtattttttgttgttgttgttgttgttgttggtattaTTAACGTAATACTACAATGTAGTGGgcttttaaacatttttgtgTTGTAGGGTCgataatacatgaaaaaatcTCCTTTTCACTATGGTTTAGGTACTTGTCTAATTCTAAAGTACGAATCTTTCAAGAAGAACACATCAGTTGTTACAAAAGGTTGGccgtttgttgtttcttttttggtttggtagATAGATTCGTACGCTTCTCAAATCATTTAAGAGAAAAATGATTTCCTTCTGAATAATGATGTTGTACAAATTCTGTTTTGATGCATCTTAATGTATACATTCGTGGTTATATAATAATTCCTCGTTTCACTTTCAAGAGAGTCAAAAGAGTCAAAGGCTCATCGTTAGAATAGCTAGAATCTGTCTTCCAGATACTTCTAGATTATTcttgtaccttttttttttttggtaaacgtCTGATAATtttccataatttatttttggaaaacgtttgataattttctataattgttataaaataaataacttattttattgtttcctttttcttagcAACATGCGTTTACTTTAACCCACAAGTCGTCAACGGCCCACTGAATATGAATCGTtaacgaaaaaataaaaacacgcTCCTAACCGACCCAATTAGATCACACGCTTACACGCGTAGTCTTACACGTGCGAAACTCCTTTACTATAAAACGAATCTAGGGTACGACAATTTCTCATCACcattgctttgttttgttcgtCAATATCAAAaaagtcaattttaaaaaacttcttcAAGAAATCTCCAATCGAAAACTCCTTTTCTCGATAAGCATCCATGGCTGCTCAAACGGATCTCAATCAACCTAAACTCGATATGGTAATTTCGTTATTCTGAAACCCTATCAATCGATTTTAAGATATATCTCTCTCGTTTATCTTCGATTTACATCTCAAATCTTGGATTTTTTTCGTTTCTGTGATTGGaattttggatttaatttgtaatttttgctTAACATGCATTTGGGTATTGTACAGATCgtagtaaatgtttttttaatttatttagaagattagaataaaaaagaaagaagttttgTGGGCTAATTGcatgtttttaaatttcttgaatttttgtacagacaaaggaagagaaagagaggttgaAGTACTTGCAGTTCGTGCAAGCTGCTGCTGTTGAAGCTCTGCTTGGTTTTGCTCTTATTTACGCTAAGGCCAAGGACAAGTCTGGTCCTTTGAAACCTGGTGTTGAATCTGTTGAAGGTGCTGTCAAGACTGTTGTTGGTCCTGTCTACGAGAAGTACCAAGACGTCCCTGTCGAGGTCCTTAAATACATGGACCAGAAGGTATAATCTGAACATCTCCCTATACTTATTTTGATACAATTAGAGATACAGTAAAAGCTTGTGTGGTTTATTCTCTTTGTCTTGTATTGAACCATCTTGGTGATTTGCAGGTTGGCATGTCTGTGACTGAGCTTGATCGCCGTGTCCCACCAGTTGTCAAACAGGTGTCTGCTCAGGCTATCTCAGCTGCTCAGATAGCACCCATTGTGGCCCGTGCGTTGGCAACTGAGCTTCGACGTGCTGGTGTTGTTGAAACCGCTTCTGGTATGGCTAAATCCGTCTACACCAAGTACGAGCCTGCCGCTAAGGAGTTGTATGCAAACTACGAGCCGAAAGCAGAGCAATGTGCCGTTTCAGCTTGGAAGAGGTTGAACCAGCTTCCTCTGTTCCCAAGGCTTGCTCAAGTTGCTGTACCAACTGCTGCTTTCTGCTCTGAGAAGTACAATGATACTGTCGTTAAGGCTGCAGAGAAAGGGTACAGGGTCACATCGTACATGCCATTGGTTCCAACTGAGAGGATCTCTAAAATCTTCTCAGAGGAGAAAGCTGTGGCCGAGCCTTTGGAGTTCCATCCACTTGATTGATTTCGGTGTTTGGTAgtgtgttcttttgttttgttttggtgggATTACAGTGAATCGGATCCTTGTTAGCGACTGGTCCctggttctgtttcttttgtttcttcgttCTTTTAAACTTTCGTTGTTTCgtttaataatctaaaagttgtgTAATCTAAGTTGGGATTATTGATTGTATAAAAGCTTTCTTGTTTGAGGTATAATAACTTccgaccaaaaacaaaaacaaaaaaaaaacaatttggatGGACGAGTTCATTGGACAAAGCTGACATTTAGTTTTCTTCGGTTGTGCTATGTAACAAGAGTCCAATcggattcctttttcttttgatgatcaAAGTTGCAAATAGAGTAATAGACGCAAAGGAGCTACTCAACCTACTAATGTTATGAAGTCCTGTAAGTTGAATGGTGATGTTCTCTGAGTTGAAGAGAGAAACGAGAGCTTCGCAATCAGGAAAACATTCAGATGACTGTTGCATTGAGTTGCAGTATTTTGGATCAATGTAATCTTGTTAGTATCCTGTATATAGACCATCTCGTTCCACAGTTCTCGGTCTCTCTAAACTCGCTAAGCTGTTTTTTGGAGAAAGAAATGATCTTCAGAATCACTTTTAGTTTATCTCTTTCCAAAAAGTTCCAGAACAGCAAAGAGATGAATGTACCACCACTGCATTTAGGGTGAACAGAACTGGAGCTAGATCCCATCCGAGACT is drawn from Camelina sativa cultivar DH55 chromosome 1, Cs, whole genome shotgun sequence and contains these coding sequences:
- the LOC104712709 gene encoding protein RALF-like 22: MNTRAIYAVIAILAIVISAVESSGDFVDSLDFVRTAAGGSSSSSSSLFSGGCKGSIAECIAEEEEMEFDSDISRRILAQKKYVSYGAMRKNSVPCSRRGASYYNCQRGAQANPYRRGCSAITRCRR
- the LOC104712806 gene encoding REF/SRPP-like protein At3g05500, which translates into the protein MAAQTDLNQPKLDMTKEEKERLKYLQFVQAAAVEALLGFALIYAKAKDKSGPLKPGVESVEGAVKTVVGPVYEKYQDVPVEVLKYMDQKVGMSVTELDRRVPPVVKQVSAQAISAAQIAPIVARALATELRRAGVVETASGMAKSVYTKYEPAAKELYANYEPKAEQCAVSAWKRLNQLPLFPRLAQVAVPTAAFCSEKYNDTVVKAAEKGYRVTSYMPLVPTERISKIFSEEKAVAEPLEFHPLD